A stretch of the Dioscorea cayenensis subsp. rotundata cultivar TDr96_F1 chromosome 4, TDr96_F1_v2_PseudoChromosome.rev07_lg8_w22 25.fasta, whole genome shotgun sequence genome encodes the following:
- the LOC120259171 gene encoding uncharacterized protein LOC120259171, with product MLPPSLLSLTIDSALLHISHFTDLSAIPDPILTLLFKETLHAGKLTEKVLKLFMATGNEEILYFVESLNIKQILSPVLPTRCSEKF from the exons ATGTTACCGCCATCGTTGCTTTCTCTCACCATTGACTCAGCCCTTCTCCACATCTCCCACTTCACCGACCTCTCCGCCATCCCTGACCCCATCCTCACTCTCCTTTTCAAG GAAACCCTGCATGCAGGGAAATTGACAGAAAAGGTTCTGAAGTTATTTATGGCAACTGGTAACGAAGAAATACTTTACTTTGTTGAGTCCCTTAACATCAAACAGATCCTCTCACCTGTTCTTCCTACCA GGTGCTCTGAGAAATTCTAG
- the LOC120259170 gene encoding probable inactive UDP-arabinopyranose mutase 2 — MSLELDASQVDVVIAALHPNLTTFLEEWRPILSRYHLIIIKDPDTEEELQIPSGFDLQVYTKSDIEKVIGQTSIKFSGHSSRYFGYLISRKKYIISIDDDCLPARDSQGFLIDAVAQHITNLSTPATPFFFNTLYDPYREGADFVRGYPFSLRTGVECVMSCGLWLNIADYDAPTQAVKPEERNLRYVDAVLTVPVRSMMPVSGINLAFRRDIVGPALFPVLRLAGEGKRRWETMEDIWSGMCAKVVCDHLGLGVKSGLPYVWRGEGADGGDALESLKKEWEGVKLMEQVVPFFQSVRLPRTAVTAEDCVIKMAGLVREQLGPLDLVFKNAADGMEEWVKLWKVSTSQSITDS; from the coding sequence ATGTCTCTGGAACTAGATGCTAGTCAGGTTGATGTTGTGATTGCAGCACTTCACCCGAATCTCACCACTTTTTTGGAGGAATGGCGACCAATCTTGTCCAGGTACCACCTCATAATCATCAAAGATCCTGACACGGAAGAGGAGCTTCAGATTCCCTCTGGCTTTGACCTCCAAGTATACACCAAATCCGACATTGAGAAAGTGATAGGGCAAACTTCCATCAAATTTTCCGGTCATTCAAGCCGATACTTCGGGTATCTCATATCTCGCAAGAAGTACATTATCTCTATTGACGATGACTGCCTACCAGCAAGAGATAGCCAGGGTTTCTTAATAGATGCAGTCGCGCAGCACATCACCAATCTCAGTACACCTGCTACACCTTTCTTCTTCAATACCCTTTATGATCCCTATCGTGAGGGTGCAGATTTTGTTCGTGGGTACCCCTTCAGTCTACGAACCGGAGTTGAATGTGTGATGTCATGTGGCCTGTGGCTCAACATAGCAGACTACGATGCCCCAACTCAGGCTGTGAAGCCAGAAGAGCGAAACTTGCGCTATGTGGATGCTGTGCTCACAGTGCCAGTGAGGTCAATGATGCCTGTTAGCGGGATCAATCTCGCATTCAGGAGGGACATAGTGGGGCCTGCATTGTTCCCCGTGTTGCGGCTGGCAGGAGAAGGTAAGCGGAGGTGGGAGACAATGGAGGACATCTGGAGCGGGATGTGCGCGAAGGTAGTGTGTGATCACTTGGGTCTCGGAGTGAAAAGCGGACTACCGTACGTATGGAGAGGTGAAGGCGCCGATGGAGGTGATGCATTGGAAAGCTTGAAAAAGGAATGGGAAGGAGTGAAATTAATGGAACAGGTTGTGCCCTTTTTCCAGTCAGTGAGGTTGCCGAGGACAGCGGTGACAGCGGAGGACTGTGTGATCAAGATGGCAGGTTTGGTAAGGGAACAGTTGGGACCTCTTGATCTTGTGTTTAAAAATGCTGCTGATGGTATGGAAGAGTGGGTAAAGTTGTGGAAGGTTTCAACATCTCAATCCATAACTGATTCTTAG